The Shewanella mangrovisoli genome has a window encoding:
- the galU gene encoding UTP--glucose-1-phosphate uridylyltransferase GalU, with protein sequence MKQHQIRKAVIPVAGLGTRMLPATKAIPKEMLPVVDKPLIQYVVSEAIDAGIKEIVLVTHASKNSIENHFDTSFELEAQLERRVKRQLLEAVQSICPKDVTVISVRQSQAKGLGHAILCAKSVVGDAPFAVLLPDVIIDDASCNLKTDNLAAMVSLFDETQVGQIMVEGVPHHLVNQYGIADVNGHDLQPGESEPLVELVEKPPVDEAPSNLAVVGRYVLPAAIWPLLAKTPAGAGDEIQLTDAIAMLMKQETVNAYYMQGKSHDCGNKQGYMRANVEYALRHSEIGEDFAQYLKTVVKGIK encoded by the coding sequence ATGAAACAACATCAAATTCGTAAAGCCGTTATTCCCGTCGCTGGACTTGGCACTCGTATGCTTCCTGCGACCAAAGCAATTCCAAAGGAAATGCTGCCCGTTGTTGATAAACCATTGATCCAATACGTGGTTAGTGAAGCCATTGATGCGGGGATCAAAGAAATCGTCCTCGTGACCCACGCCAGTAAAAACTCTATCGAAAACCATTTCGACACCAGTTTTGAATTAGAAGCGCAATTAGAGCGCCGCGTGAAGCGTCAATTACTCGAAGCGGTACAATCCATTTGCCCGAAAGACGTGACAGTGATCAGCGTGCGTCAATCCCAAGCCAAAGGCTTAGGTCATGCGATTTTATGTGCGAAATCCGTCGTTGGTGATGCGCCTTTCGCCGTGTTATTGCCAGATGTGATTATCGATGATGCCAGCTGCAACCTGAAAACAGACAACTTGGCCGCCATGGTGAGCCTGTTTGATGAAACCCAAGTGGGCCAAATCATGGTTGAAGGCGTGCCACATCATTTAGTGAACCAATATGGTATTGCGGATGTGAATGGCCACGATCTACAACCTGGTGAGTCAGAGCCATTGGTCGAACTCGTTGAAAAGCCACCGGTTGACGAAGCACCGTCTAACTTAGCCGTGGTGGGTCGTTACGTGTTGCCCGCGGCGATTTGGCCACTGCTGGCTAAAACCCCAGCAGGCGCGGGGGATGAAATCCAGTTAACTGACGCCATTGCGATGTTGATGAAACAAGAAACCGTAAACGCTTACTACATGCAAGGTAAGAGTCATGACTGCGGTAACAAGCAAGGCTATATGCGCGCTAACGTGGAATACGCCCTGCGCCACAGCGAAATCGGTGAAGATTTTGCACAATATTTAAAAACAGTAGTAAAAGGAATTAAATAA